A window of Ictalurus punctatus breed USDA103 chromosome 21, Coco_2.0, whole genome shotgun sequence genomic DNA:
tctcttccccctctctctctccttccccccgttctctctctctctccctctattcccctctcctctctctctccctcgcccCTCtcccttcccctctctctctctctctctctctctctctctctctctctctctctctccctctcaccccctctgtcccttcccctccctctctctctttctatccctacccccccccccttccacccccccctcccccggtCGCTGTTCTGCAGGTTTTTAGTTTCCGGAAGCTTTGGGCCTTCACCGGACCGGGTTTCCTGATGAGCATCGCTTATTTAGACCCCGGGAACATCGAGTCAGACCTTCAGTCAGGAGCTGTAGCGGGGTTTAAGGTGAAGATTATTTATTGTCGTTTACTCGCTCTATCTCTCAGAcctaattatataaatatattactttTAAGGTTGATGTGAATGCATGAGCCTGAGTTATATCTGATttgatatttgattatatatgtgtgtgttttggcctTAAACTGTTCACATGGTCagattttggacattttctctttACTATTCTTCTGAAAACTGAACTTTCTCCTCGTTGGAACCATGTTTCTCTTTTACATCTTTCTCACACAAAGGTCTAGTATTTTAAACTCTGTTTGccttcaaaaaacatttttattgcatttttattgcTTTAGCTCCTGTGGGTGCTCCTCGGTGCCACCATCATTGGTCTCCTCCTGCAGCGTCTGGCTGCTCGGCTCGGCGTCGTTACAGGGATGCATTTAGCTGAAGTTTGTCATCGACAATATCCCACTGTGAGTTTACTTTAACGCTGTAACACAACGCTGTAATGTAATGCCACGCTGTAACACTCTACTGTAACGCCATGCTGTAATACTCTACTGTAATtccacactgtaacactctacTGTAATGCCACGCTGTAACACTACTGTAACACTCTACTGTAACGCCACGTTGTAACGCCACGCTGTAACGCCACGCTGTAACACTGCTGTAGCACTCTGCTGTAACGCCACGCTGTAACATTCTGCTGTAATGCCATGCTATAAtgccacactgtaacactcttcTGTAACACTCTGCTGTAACACCACGCTGTAACACTCTGCTGTAACACTCTACTGTAACgccacactgtaacactctacTGTAACGCCACGCTGTTATACTCTGCTGTAACGCCACGCTGTAACACTCTACTGTAACGCCATGCTGTAACGCCACGCTGTAACGCCACGCTGTAACGCCACGCTGTAACACTCTGCTGTAATGCCACGCTGTAATGCCACGCTGTACCGCCACACTGTACCGCCACACTGTACCgccacactgtaacactctatGGTAACGCCACGCTGTAACGCTCTGCTGTAACACTCTGCTGTAACGCCATGCTGTAACACTCTGCTGTAACACTCTACTGTAACGCCACGCTGTAACACTCTTCTGTAACACTCTGCTGTAACACCACGCTGTAATGCCATGCTGTAATACCACGCTGTAACAcaacactgtaatactgtaacgTAGCATGAGAGGGTTGATGAGGATGagaagaggatgatgatgatgatggtaatggtgatgaagatgatgataatgatgtcATTCTGTAACTGATTTCCTCGTCAGGTTCCTCGGATCATCCTGTGGTTGATGGTTGAGCTGGCCATCATTGGCTCTGACATGCAGGAAGTGATTGGCTGTGCCATCGCCTTCAACCTGCTGTCTGTGGGCAGGTAAgtacgtttattattattattattattattattattattattaattgataaatgaaaataattgaaTCGATTGATTCCTCACCTCAGGATCCCTCTGTGGGCCGGAGTACTCATCACCATTGTTGATACGtttgttttcctgtttctgGATAAATACGGTGAGTTCCACAGACTAAACCTTCATAAAATAGTCGTAATAATGGAATGAAATTAAGAGCGTGTGTACGCTTCTGATTGCGTCTCATTATACTGTGATGATGTCGTTATGAAAGGTTTGCGTAAACTGGAAGCTTTCTTTGGTTTCCTCATCACCATCATGGCAGTGACCTTCGGCTACCAGGTAAAAACAATCAGTGTTTAAAATCATCATTTTAATCagttaattaacattaaaaatgtaaatatttaatttaactgTTCTCAATTTTTTCTTCAGTTATGTTCTTTTGCATGTTTTAGTAATTAataatgtgtgttttgtgtttgttttaaatgtgttttaatatgAAATGTTACTTTTAGTAGTGTTTATTtgacctgcagtgtgtgtgtaatgtttttttttctgtgctgtgtgtgtgtgtgtgtgtgtgtaatgtttttttcctgtgcTGTGTGCAGGTATATATTGTTTGTTTAGTGTaactgtgtgtaattgtgtcCCGCAGTATGTGCGTGTGGCCCCGGACCAGGGCGCGGTGTTAAAGGGGCTGTTTGTTCCGTACTGTCAGGGCTGCGGTCCTGTTCAGTTAGAGCAGGCAGTTGGGATTGTTGGAGCTGTTATAATGCCTCATAACATCTACCTGCACTCTGCCCTCGTTAAGGTAATGGATCTCACAGATATGTTTATTCTGTGTGAGGTGTTTATACacgcaggaacacacacacagatcaacACACACTCCTGAGACACTTACAGTGCCTCTACAGGAGATCTGCTATAACATAAACCCGTGTTCATTCTCAGACTGTGGAACCTGACTGTGTTTAATGAGATGTGAATAATTAATGAAGGTGTTAATGAGcctttgatgtgttgtgttgtattgttttgtttacagTCGCGACAGGTAGATCGAGCAAACAAGAGGGAGGTGAAGGAGGCgaataaatatttctttatcGAGTCCTGCATTGCGCTCTTCATCTCCTTCCTCATCAACGTGTTCGTGGTGGCCGTGTTCGCCGAGGCCTTCTACAATAAAACCAACATGGAAGTGGTGAGACTCGCTAACGgctacacctgtgtgtgtgtgtgtgtgtgtgtgtgtgtgtgtgtgtgtgtgtgtgtgtgtgtgtgagagagagggagagagagagaaagagagagagagagagagagagagaatgaatgtaTTATGTTATTACACATCTCGCTGTTGTGATTTAAATGTGCACCTTTTAACTTTTAAACGTGTTTCTGGACCTGTAATaaactttctgtgtgtgtgtgtgtgtgtgtgtatatagaatCAGCAATGTAATGAGACTGGAAGTATACACTCAAACCTGTTCCCGCTcaacaacaacacactgcaAGTCGACATCTACAAAGGGgtacaacacgcacacacacacacacgcacacacagactgaTAGACACATGCAGCctgataaagtgtgtgtgtgtgtgtgtgtgtgtgtgtgtgtgtgtgtgtttatcaggGTGTGGTCCTGGGCTGTTTCTTTGGGCCTGCAGCATTGTATATCTGGGCGGTGGGGATTCTGGCAGCGGGTCAGAGCTCCACCATGACAGGGACCTACTCCGGCCAGTTCGTCATGGAGGTCAgttattatacacacactacacatacacacactacacatgtacacactacacatatacatacatacactacatacacacactacatatacacacactacatgtatgtacagtgtcctccaaaagtattggaacatgaGGCCAAttcactatacactgaagacatttgggtttgagatcagacgATGAATGAGACgttagatcagaatttcagcttcatTTCCTGATGGCATCTAGATGCTAATTAAACTAAttggaacatggcacctttggtgtcAGACCACCtagtttttaggtgagcaaaagtactgGAGCAGATAttcttaatgtaaataaaacttaatatttggtttaatatCCCTTGAATGCAAGTCggtattccagttcatcccaaaagatGTTCAGTtgttccaccttcttccaaccttcacacactgtgtcttcatggagccGCTTTGTGTACAGGAATGTCGTTATTTTGGAGCAGTGTTTGGGTTTCTTAGTCCAGCGAAGGGAAACTGTACAGTTACAGAGTACAGAGACGTTctgtacaactgtgtgcttcagcGTTTGTGTGCATAATTAACTTTAATAATGAAAACCTTTGtaaatagtaatataataaagtagTAATATAGTCGcccccccccttcccctctctctctctctctctctctctctcagggtttTTTGAACCTGCGCTGGTCTCGGTTTGCGCGTGTGTTGTTAACACGCTCCATTGCGATCTTCCCCACGCTGCTCGTGGCCATATTCCAGGATGTTACACATTTAACTGGCATGAATGATTTCCTCAACGTACTGCAGAGCATGCAGGTGAGTTAACCAGTTCAGTGTGCGAGTTAACCAGTCCAGTGTGTGAGTTAACCAGTCCAGCGTGTGAGTTAACCAGTCCAGTGTGTGAGTTAACCAGTCCAGCGTGTGAGTTAACCAGTCCAGCGTGCGAGTTAACCAGTCCAGCGTGCGAGTTAACCAGTCCAGTGTGCGAGTTAACCAGTTCAGTGTGTGAATTAACCACGCCGTTGTGCGAGTTAACCAGTTCATTCTACACAGATGTTTATAATAACATGTTGATGTGTAAtcatctgtttgtgtgtgtgtgtagggggggaTTAGTGTGTGTAATTGTAGAGAGGTGtatgtgtgggggggggattagtgtgtgtaattgtagagaggtgtgtgtgtttatttcctcatgtgttttgtttcacacACAGCTTCCGTTTGCTCTGATCCCTATACTGACCTTCACCAGCCTCACACCCATCATGAACGACTTCGCCAATGGCCTGtatgtctatctctctctcatgtgcacacacacacacacacacactgtaattattacatattattgATTGAAAATGCATATGGCTTGGgtgggagacagagagacagtagTGAGACAGCGCCCTCTGGCTGTCTGTATCAGACTGATACAGTGAGACTCTTTACAATATTCTGAtgatataattgtgtgtgtgtgtgtgtgtgtgcaggttctGGAAGATCGGAGGTGGTCTCACCATCCTGTTGGTGTGTGCCATCAATCTGTACtttgtggtggtgtatgtgACGGCTCTGAAAAGTGTGCTGCTCTACGTCTTTGCTGCTCTGCTCTCCATCGCTTACCTCTGCTTCGTCATCTACCTGGTGGGAaacgcttacacacacacacacacacacacacacacacacacacacacatacagtaacaCACGGTGAGGATGAGTGTGGTTCACAGTGAAGAGCAAAATAATTTGAACATCCATGTAACTGAAGGAAACACACCTGTGAGCTCAGTTGTCTCCTGATCATCGCTCTGTTATTAAGCGTAATGAAGTCACAGATTTCTTATTATTGTGCTGTTACACGATAATAACCCCTGCCTCTTACCCCAGCGCGTGCTGTTACACGATAATAACCCCTGCCTCTTACCCCAGGTGTGCTGTTACACGATAATAACGCCTGCCTCTTACCCCATGCGTGCTGTTACACGATAATAACCCCTGCCTCTTACCCCAGCGCGTGCTGTTACACGATAATAACCCCTGCCTCTTACCCCTCGAAGTGGATTAATTGACTGAGgcactgacattggagactccttccataaatgttaaatgaatgtcTCCTAATGAAAAGACTTCACATCAATAGTCAAatgttttaacaaaaataaagcaccttctgaccaatcagattccagaacTGAGCCGTGCTGTGGTAGATCCACTTTCAGCCCATGCTTaacacttctttttttaaattatttagatatttaggaggatttttttttctttttagttttatttcagtaaaacactctgaaatgtgtttgtgtgtgatatgGTTTTAAAACTAAATATGGTTGTGTTTCCTGTAGGCATGGCGGTGTCTGATCGCTCTGGGCGTGTCCTGTGTGGATGTTTGTGGCAGGGTAAGAAACCCACCCACTGTGCTCATAGAGGAACAGCTGGAGTATGACTCCtaaagcacacacatacactaactTTTACCTCTTCAGAACAAAACATTCCTgaaacagtaaacacacacagagactggtgtataggtgtgcgtgtgtgtgtgtgtactgcagtgttttatagATATTAATGATCCTGAGCACTGATGTCATTATGAGTACCAGGTGTGTGagaatataataaaatgcacacaattATTGTCTAATTAATGAGTAATTATTAAATCATTTGTTTAAAGCTCTGGTGAATTTCGCTCTCTGACACGTACACACCTGGTTTAGAAATCTGTAGAATTTAAACTGTGATAAACTGTGAATTTATACTGAATTAAACCTTTACAGGATTTCGTAAAAACGTTTCAATGCTTACaagtttaaaagtttaaaaacattGTTTCTCATTAAATCTGCTGAATAAttagtgaaatgaaatgaaacgctCTGTATCTGATCTACACAACACACCCTGAGCCgctatactgtatttacagtgagttccataagtatttggacagcgaggCAGTAATGTTGCCTCTGttcaccaccacaatggatttaaaatgaaatgatcaggatgtgattgaagtgtgaTTAGTGGACACTCCGCTCtcccacctgagccacagccggtcatgaaataacgaggaaacagTTATGAAACTTCTCATCAGTCAAATGGATAAATTCACATGtttaacatctatatcctgaatttatatatttctgtaaagctgttctGGGACAATTtccactgttaaacacgctatacaaataaaactgaatttaactgtccaattatttttgagcctgtgaaaatggacgGACTTTGGaataaatggctgtaattcctaaacagttcatgcaatatttttgttaaaccccttgaattaaagctgagaGTCAAATCACATCCggattatttcattttaaattcagtGTGGTGGTTTACAGAGGTAACATTACTGtctcgctgtccaaatacttatggaccagACTGTATGTTGAAAACACGCTAATTAGCTGTAACGCTAATGTAACGTTCTGTGGTTTTATTAAACGTAGTGTTTGATTTGCTGTGATTTTAGATTCTAGAtttaatttctgttttgttATGTGAAAGGAGGAATAAATTGAATGTCCTGTTCATTCATATCTGTTTAATAATTTATATCTGTCTAATAacgttatatttaatgttggaaatgtgtttaatttcttttacGATATTGTTTCCTTATGATTATACATAATGCTGGATTAGCGCTAGCATAGCGGACAACAtctaaaatatgtatttataagtatttttaggaataaataacttaTTAATAGacctaaataaaataatcagtagGTCACTGAAACTCAAACTGGATGATTTTAACAGATCATAAAATGTTTCATGTTAGTTTCACACTTcaactgcagctttaaataattattcatgaaaatatatatatgtaaataaagagagagtatTGTCACATTGGGGTCAATATGTAATCTATTAACACACAACTTCCCCTTGGCGGCGTCCCATTGGCAGCGTCCCCTTGGCGGAATCCCCTTGGCCTCCATTTTAAGGGCCGTTCTGTTATTTTTCTCTCGAGTAAAGTTTGTTACAAAATTTTACCCAGCATGCATTTCTGTACAGTTTCTGTTCCTAAGTAAAAGCCAAAACTCTTCATAAGtgtgaatttgtttttttgtttttttttgttttgtttttttttaattagatttaACATAAATTGTATTTTAGAATCTGTGTGAGGTTTATTAAGTTAAACACCTGATTTTTGTTCACATGTTTACGGGCACTGAGGTACACATGTGCTTATAACTGCAGAATAAATGTAgagtttaaattaaattaaagttttattcaaGGCTGTAAATTCTGAAGTAAACGCACATTGTCCATGTTTGTCtttggggaaaataaaaagaattgaaTTACAAACATGTTTGTACCTGAAAGTCTTTTACTACTGAgttaaacaaagtaaaatatacatatatacttcTAAAATTAGTCCTTTTGTTAAATGTTTCAAAAACTAGCTTTTAGATAACAGCTAATTAATCAAATCAAACTAATTAACTAACGCCAACTAGTTAGCATTTTATCCGATTAGCAAACTGACATGACTGTACAGAATAAATGTGTGCTAATAAAagtctgttttatatatatatatatatatatatatatatatatatatatatatatatatatatatatatatatatatatagagtatctcacaaaagtgagtacacccctcacatttttgtaaatatttgattatatcttttaatgtgacaatactggagaaatgacactttgctacaatgtaaagtagtgagtgtacagcttgtataacagtgtaaattttctgtcccctcaaaataactcaacacacagccattaaagtctaaaccgttggcaacaaaagtgagtacacccctaagtgaaaatgtccaaattgggcccaaagtgtcaatattttgtgtggccaccattatttttcagcactgccttaatcctcttgggcatggagttcaccagagcttcacaggctgccaatggagtcctcttccactcctccatgacgacaccacggagctggtggatgttagagaccttgtgctcctccaccttcctttttgaggatgccccacagatgctcaatagggttcaggtctggagacttgcttggccagtccatcaccttcaccctcagtttctttagcaaggcagtggtcatcttggaggtgtgtttggggtcgttatcatgctggaatactgccctgcagcccagtctccaaagggaggggatcatgctctgcttcagtatttcACGGTTcgtgttggcattcatggttccctcaatgaactgtagctccccagtgccggcagcactcatgcagccccagaccatgacactcccaccaccatgcttgactgtaggcaagacacacttgtctttgtactcctcacctggttgctgccacacacgtttcacaccatctgaaccaaataagtttatcttggtctcatcagaccacaggacatggttccagtaatccatgtcctgtggtctgcttgtcttcatcaaactgtttgcgggttttcttgtgcatcatctgtAGAAGAGGCTTctttctgggacgacagccatgcagaccattttaatgcagtgtgcggcgtatggtctgagcactgacaggctgaccccacaccccttcaacctctgcagcaatgctggcagcgctcatacgtctatttcccaaagacagcctctggatatgacgctgagcacgtgcactcaacttctttggtcgaccatggcgaggcctgttctgagtggaacctgtcctgttaaaccgctatatggtcttggccaccgttctgcagctcagtgtcagggtcttcgcaatcttcttatagcctaggccatctttatgtagagcaacaattatttttttcagatcctgaGAGTTCtctgccatgaggtgccatgttgaacttccagtgaccagtatgagggtgtgtgagagcgatgacaccaaatttaacacacctgctccccattcactcCTTGTAtgtgagaccttgtaacactaacaagtcacttgacaccggggagggaaaatggctaactggacccaatttggacattttcacttaggggtgtactcacttttgttgccagcggtttagacattaatggctgtgtgttgagttattttgaggggacagcaaatttacactgttacacaagatgtacactcactactttacattgtagcaaagtgtcatttcttcagtgttgtcacatgaaaagctataatcaaatatttacaaaaaatgtgaggggtgtactcacttttgggagatactgtgtatatgtatgtatgtatttgtgtgtgtatatatatatatatatatatatatatatatatatatatatatatatatatatatatatatatatatatataatgtgcgtgtgtgtgtgtatatacaagTTTTTATAACTTCCACAATGATATACTTCTCCCTGTTTATATACGAGTGACatttagctagttagcttgCTAGCATGCTACATAGGcagcaaaatgaacatttaaagcattttcTATACCTAAAATGAGATTTtagtttgtatttgtttacttaaTAAAACTTCAGTGCTTTATGCTGCTAATTATTTCAcaaactaacactaacaataATTCATTTAGCATGTTAGCTAATTAGCTAAGCTGGTGTGACTGTAGAGTGTATATGATAAAGTTTATGGGGTCTTTATAAGCTGTAATTAATGTAATGAGCTGGATTTAAAGTCTTGTGTTAAATGTTGTTGCAAGCTGCTTTAGTTCAGGAAACTTCCACAGTAAGTGCACACCGTCTTTATCTTTATTATCTTCTTACATCTGCTTACATTCTTacatttatctttatctttattcTGGTTTTAATGGAGATGTGGAGTTTAGCAACATGTAAAAGTCCTGCATGCGACCTGCAGTTAAGGCGTGATGATGGAAATGAGCTTAACTTTCACTCACAGATCAGTTCAGattctctctccacacacacaggcatgtacacacactatcttaaacacacataaacacacaccctctttctctctctctctctcacacactctcacacacactcagtcacacacaaccacacacacacacacactgctgtgtaATACTGTGTAATAATGGTGATGTTGACTTCCTGTTGTGTAATGTTGAgttctgtgtgtttatgatgTTCAGGTTGTGCAGAGCCACATGGACTCGTACCTGCTGAACAACCTCGACACAGACCAGGAGCGATAAcatacacacagctgggttgttgttattcttattcttcttattattattgttattgtttttattattattattattattattattattattattaagtttttAAGGAGTGAAGTGGACACTCTGACCAGAACACTGGACTGTCACTTCCTGTAGTACGC
This region includes:
- the slc11a2 gene encoding natural resistance-associated macrophage protein 2, with translation MRRNKDSNCVEELSPDHNGVIQTIYSSISPSEEQSNISTYFEEKVPVPEDVTQVFSFRKLWAFTGPGFLMSIAYLDPGNIESDLQSGAVAGFKLLWVLLGATIIGLLLQRLAARLGVVTGMHLAEVCHRQYPTVPRIILWLMVELAIIGSDMQEVIGCAIAFNLLSVGRIPLWAGVLITIVDTFVFLFLDKYGLRKLEAFFGFLITIMAVTFGYQYVRVAPDQGAVLKGLFVPYCQGCGPVQLEQAVGIVGAVIMPHNIYLHSALVKSRQVDRANKREVKEANKYFFIESCIALFISFLINVFVVAVFAEAFYNKTNMEVNQQCNETGSIHSNLFPLNNNTLQVDIYKGGVVLGCFFGPAALYIWAVGILAAGQSSTMTGTYSGQFVMEGFLNLRWSRFARVLLTRSIAIFPTLLVAIFQDVTHLTGMNDFLNVLQSMQLPFALIPILTFTSLTPIMNDFANGLFWKIGGGLTILLVCAINLYFVVVYVTALKSVLLYVFAALLSIAYLCFVIYLAWRCLIALGVSCVDVCGRVRNPPTVLIEEQLEYDS
- the slc11a2 gene encoding natural resistance-associated macrophage protein 2 isoform X1 gives rise to the protein MRRNKDSNCVEELSPDHNGVIQTIYSSISPSEEQSNISTYFEEKVPVPEDVTQVFSFRKLWAFTGPGFLMSIAYLDPGNIESDLQSGAVAGFKLLWVLLGATIIGLLLQRLAARLGVVTGMHLAEVCHRQYPTVPRIILWLMVELAIIGSDMQEVIGCAIAFNLLSVGRIPLWAGVLITIVDTFVFLFLDKYGLRKLEAFFGFLITIMAVTFGYQYVRVAPDQGAVLKGLFVPYCQGCGPVQLEQAVGIVGAVIMPHNIYLHSALVKSRQVDRANKREVKEANKYFFIESCIALFISFLINVFVVAVFAEAFYNKTNMEVNQQCNETGSIHSNLFPLNNNTLQVDIYKGGVVLGCFFGPAALYIWAVGILAAGQSSTMTGTYSGQFVMEGFLNLRWSRFARVLLTRSIAIFPTLLVAIFQDVTHLTGMNDFLNVLQSMQLPFALIPILTFTSLTPIMNDFANGLFWKIGGGLTILLVCAINLYFVVVYVTALKSVLLYVFAALLSIAYLCFVIYLAWRCLIALGVSCVDVCGRVVQSHMDSYLLNNLDTDQER